In one Echinicola marina genomic region, the following are encoded:
- a CDS encoding glycoside hydrolase family 2 TIM barrel-domain containing protein, which produces MELKLSKETKKINHLKVVLALLTGLFILPQLLIAQNKEVQYLSGKDSKHTVTWDFYCTGGRNSGEWTSIEVPSHWEQQGFGTYNYGRDYHTYGKSFRFADEKGLYKHTFQVPADWQGKTIELVFEGSMTDTEVKVNGQLAGEIHQGAFYRFKYDITDKIKPGEDNLLEVTVSKMSANHSVNRAERYADYWIFGGIFRPVYLQAFPEQHIEHTAIVAEADGTFKAEVHTQSATKNSRIKAIITDLNGREIKTLDVKVDKTGITSIESQLNNIATWTAESPNLYELHLSLMEGEETIFSTKERFGFRSIEIRQGDGIYVNGTKVKLKGVNRHAFWPETGRSLTPEIDLQDVLLIKEMNMNAVRTAHYPPDPSFLDLCDSLGLYVMDELGGWQNAYDTESGEKLVKELVMRDVNHPSILFWSNGNEGGTNKELDDDFLLYDPSKRPVLHAHHRPGNAFNGIDTDHYENYKSLTNKFKSDSLIYMPTEFLHGQDDGGAAAGLHDYWELMWASKMSGGGFLWVLADEGIIRTDIHNKIDVNRLNAPDGLVGPFRQKEGSVYAIKEIYSPVKIQLDQLPEAFDGTIALENRYHFTNLNEITFEWKLVDYKSMSSPQTGYETVISGQFQGPDMAPLETGSIQIPLPANWQEQEGLRLTATDQHGQEIYTWSWPIAPLQGLMAQIKNNEEGKTGTFEEKDELVTISGGGFTLSFDKETGKLARIQKPSGPELSFTNGPSFTQGDGEVSTISHEEIDGKQIFKVNYDGALKYAQWTIQPNGWVALTYEYELPEGEYPYMGISFDYPEANVISAKWLGKGPYRVWKNRPQGQFGAHQNLYNNTHTGATPWEYPEFKGYFSDIAWMEINTAQGKFYVVSPDDQLFVRLFDFYGISGPTSYPKLPTGDISFLDGIPALGSKLALGITSRAGVYGPQGDDNKVLGPVKRTLYFYFGILQD; this is translated from the coding sequence ATGGAGTTAAAATTATCTAAGGAAACAAAAAAAATAAATCACCTAAAAGTTGTATTGGCCCTGCTAACAGGCTTATTTATATTACCCCAATTGCTTATTGCCCAAAATAAGGAAGTCCAATACCTCAGTGGCAAAGACAGTAAACATACCGTCACCTGGGATTTTTACTGCACCGGAGGCAGAAACAGTGGCGAGTGGACCAGCATCGAAGTCCCTTCACATTGGGAACAACAGGGATTCGGCACTTATAATTATGGCAGGGATTATCACACCTATGGCAAATCCTTCCGCTTTGCCGATGAAAAAGGCCTATACAAACATACCTTCCAGGTCCCCGCTGACTGGCAAGGCAAAACCATCGAACTGGTTTTTGAAGGTTCCATGACGGATACTGAAGTAAAGGTTAACGGCCAACTTGCTGGGGAAATCCATCAGGGGGCTTTTTACCGCTTTAAATACGACATTACCGACAAAATAAAACCTGGTGAAGACAACTTACTGGAAGTAACTGTCAGCAAAATGTCCGCAAACCATTCTGTCAATAGAGCCGAGCGCTACGCAGACTATTGGATCTTTGGTGGCATTTTCAGACCCGTGTATTTGCAGGCTTTCCCCGAACAGCATATTGAACATACCGCTATTGTCGCTGAGGCAGATGGCACCTTCAAGGCAGAAGTCCACACCCAATCCGCTACTAAAAACAGTAGGATCAAGGCCATCATTACCGATTTAAATGGACGGGAAATCAAAACCTTGGATGTCAAGGTAGACAAAACAGGCATCACCTCGATCGAAAGTCAGCTGAATAATATTGCCACTTGGACCGCTGAAAGCCCCAATCTTTATGAGCTGCACCTTAGCCTAATGGAAGGCGAGGAAACCATTTTCAGCACCAAAGAACGCTTCGGCTTCCGCAGCATTGAAATCAGGCAAGGGGATGGCATCTATGTCAATGGCACCAAAGTAAAATTGAAAGGAGTCAACAGACATGCTTTTTGGCCGGAAACTGGCAGGTCCCTTACTCCGGAAATCGACCTACAGGACGTATTGCTGATCAAGGAAATGAATATGAACGCCGTTCGTACGGCCCATTATCCCCCGGATCCTTCTTTCTTGGACCTTTGTGATTCACTGGGACTTTATGTCATGGATGAACTGGGTGGATGGCAAAATGCCTATGATACCGAATCCGGTGAAAAGCTGGTCAAGGAACTCGTCATGAGAGATGTCAACCATCCTTCCATCCTCTTTTGGAGCAATGGTAATGAAGGCGGTACCAATAAGGAACTGGACGATGATTTCTTACTTTATGATCCTTCCAAAAGACCTGTACTCCATGCCCACCACCGTCCGGGCAATGCCTTCAATGGAATAGATACGGACCATTATGAGAACTATAAAAGCTTAACCAACAAATTTAAAAGCGACAGCCTGATCTATATGCCTACCGAATTCCTGCACGGCCAGGATGATGGCGGGGCAGCTGCCGGGCTTCATGATTACTGGGAGCTGATGTGGGCTTCCAAAATGTCTGGTGGTGGTTTCCTTTGGGTATTGGCCGATGAGGGAATTATCCGAACGGATATTCACAATAAAATCGACGTCAACCGCCTCAATGCCCCTGATGGTTTGGTAGGGCCTTTCAGGCAAAAAGAAGGCAGTGTCTATGCCATCAAAGAAATTTATTCACCAGTAAAAATCCAATTGGATCAATTGCCGGAGGCTTTTGACGGCACCATTGCCTTGGAAAACCGCTACCACTTCACCAACCTCAATGAGATTACTTTCGAGTGGAAGCTGGTGGATTATAAGTCCATGTCCAGTCCCCAAACAGGATATGAGACTGTTATCTCAGGCCAATTCCAAGGCCCTGATATGGCTCCACTGGAGACGGGTTCCATCCAAATCCCATTGCCCGCCAACTGGCAGGAACAAGAAGGATTAAGACTTACGGCTACCGATCAGCATGGGCAAGAAATTTACACCTGGTCCTGGCCTATTGCTCCTCTTCAAGGATTGATGGCACAGATCAAAAATAACGAAGAAGGAAAAACTGGCACTTTCGAAGAAAAGGATGAACTGGTAACCATCAGTGGCGGAGGCTTTACCCTTAGCTTTGACAAGGAAACCGGCAAACTTGCCCGTATCCAGAAACCTTCAGGGCCTGAGCTTTCCTTTACTAATGGCCCTAGCTTTACCCAAGGCGATGGAGAGGTAAGTACGATAAGTCATGAAGAAATTGACGGCAAACAAATTTTCAAGGTCAATTATGATGGTGCCTTGAAATACGCCCAATGGACCATCCAGCCCAATGGTTGGGTAGCACTCACCTATGAATACGAATTGCCAGAAGGGGAATATCCCTATATGGGCATCAGCTTTGACTATCCAGAGGCCAATGTTATCAGCGCCAAATGGCTGGGCAAAGGTCCTTACCGGGTGTGGAAAAACAGGCCTCAAGGACAGTTTGGCGCCCACCAAAACCTGTATAATAATACCCATACGGGCGCTACGCCATGGGAATATCCAGAGTTCAAGGGTTATTTCAGCGATATTGCCTGGATGGAGATCAACACTGCCCAAGGAAAGTTTTATGTGGTCTCTCCAGACGACCAACTCTTCGTCAGGTTATTTGACTTCTATGGCATTTCCGGGCCTACTTCCTATCCTAAACTGCCTACAGGTGATATTTCCTTCTTGGACGGCATCCCGGCATTGGGCAGTAAACTGGCACTGGGAATCACCTCCAGAGCGGGCGTCTATGGTCCACAAGGAGATGACAATAAAGTACTTGGCCCTGTAAAAAGAACCTTGTATTTTTATTTTGGCATCTTACAAGATTAA
- a CDS encoding GxxExxY protein, with product MSSFLNMTKFDVTQLSYEITGCAIKVHRELGPGLLESVYQQCLSFELRKQGFNVIEQMIVPVEYDGQVIETVLRLDMLVDNCVVVELKAVENVLPVHEAQLLTYMKLLKKPQGLLINFFTDNISKTMRPMVNEYFRELPD from the coding sequence ATGTCTTCATTTTTGAATATGACTAAGTTTGATGTTACGCAATTGTCCTATGAAATAACTGGATGTGCTATAAAAGTACATAGGGAGTTAGGGCCAGGTCTATTGGAAAGCGTGTATCAACAATGCTTATCTTTTGAATTAAGAAAGCAAGGCTTTAATGTTATAGAGCAAATGATTGTTCCAGTAGAATATGATGGGCAGGTGATAGAAACAGTTCTTCGTTTGGATATGCTTGTAGATAATTGTGTAGTGGTAGAATTAAAAGCAGTGGAGAATGTATTGCCCGTTCATGAAGCCCAGTTGTTAACTTATATGAAGTTGTTAAAAAAGCCACAGGGACTGTTAATTAATTTTTTCACAGATAATATTAGCAAAACGATGAGACCTATGGTGAATGAATATTTTCGGGAATTGCCAGATTGA
- a CDS encoding RagB/SusD family nutrient uptake outer membrane protein: protein MKKIKILYIALISLASGTMMSCESKLDQSPKSSLGSNAFYQNESDFIKALSGVYNGLNAYPINHFELSEVRSDNIYSPGTAGVRDYNLINNFNTNLATAGIMNSTWNDLYNNIMRANTILEKLTADVVADENMRARIEGETKFLRALFYFDLVRFYGKVPLFDRPVTPLEALEIPRSPVADVYSLIIADLEFAISNLPDEFTSATDLGRATSHAARGLLARVYMTRSGTQLHPEGPVMGTNEWDKAISLLDQIIDSGQFDLVDNYADIFAYDNENNEEIVFDIQFLSGGQGVGGEYVQYHYPEAFARTNGIPFAGGTFPDAPKTVSANLMDSYESNDVRDDFSVWINYDDGNGNITQDRFIKKYLDLDNLGVDRFDFELNFPVIRYADILLMKAEALSKSGGAQLEIDALVNSIRQRAGLILPLVNVSYEQIMEERRREFIGEGLRWHDLVRSGMAIDVMKAWVEEEDAANKISTDITADDMIYAVPINQLDVKEGLYDQNAGY from the coding sequence ATGAAAAAGATAAAAATTCTATATATCGCTTTGATCAGCTTGGCCTCTGGAACAATGATGTCCTGTGAAAGTAAGCTGGATCAATCCCCTAAGTCTTCTTTGGGATCAAACGCATTTTATCAAAATGAGTCAGACTTTATCAAAGCACTTTCGGGCGTGTACAATGGCCTAAATGCTTATCCAATCAATCATTTTGAACTGAGTGAGGTGCGCTCGGATAATATTTACAGTCCAGGAACTGCAGGTGTGAGGGATTATAACCTGATCAATAACTTCAATACCAATTTGGCAACAGCCGGTATTATGAACAGCACTTGGAATGACCTGTACAATAATATCATGCGTGCCAATACCATTTTGGAAAAGCTGACTGCTGATGTGGTGGCAGATGAAAATATGCGTGCAAGGATTGAAGGGGAAACCAAGTTCTTGAGGGCCTTGTTTTATTTTGATTTAGTACGGTTTTATGGAAAAGTGCCTTTGTTTGACCGGCCAGTTACTCCTTTAGAGGCATTGGAGATACCAAGAAGTCCTGTTGCTGATGTTTATAGTCTGATTATTGCTGATTTGGAATTTGCCATTTCCAACTTGCCAGATGAATTCACCAGCGCCACAGATTTGGGCAGGGCCACTTCCCATGCTGCCAGAGGGCTTTTGGCCAGGGTATATATGACCCGATCTGGAACCCAGCTGCATCCTGAAGGGCCTGTAATGGGCACAAACGAATGGGATAAGGCCATTAGTTTGTTGGATCAGATTATCGACAGCGGTCAATTTGATTTGGTGGACAATTATGCAGATATCTTTGCCTATGACAATGAGAATAATGAGGAGATCGTGTTTGATATCCAGTTCTTGAGTGGAGGCCAAGGTGTAGGTGGGGAATATGTGCAATATCACTATCCCGAGGCATTTGCCAGAACCAATGGGATTCCATTTGCTGGGGGGACTTTCCCTGATGCGCCGAAAACAGTATCGGCCAACTTAATGGACTCTTATGAGAGCAATGATGTCCGTGATGACTTTTCGGTTTGGATCAACTATGATGACGGGAATGGAAATATTACCCAGGACCGATTTATCAAAAAGTATTTGGATCTGGATAATCTAGGAGTGGATCGTTTTGATTTTGAACTGAATTTTCCTGTAATCCGCTATGCCGATATTTTGCTGATGAAGGCAGAAGCCCTGAGTAAAAGTGGAGGCGCGCAGTTGGAGATCGATGCCTTGGTGAATAGTATTCGTCAAAGAGCCGGATTGATATTGCCTTTGGTCAATGTCTCCTATGAGCAAATCATGGAAGAGCGGAGAAGGGAATTTATTGGTGAAGGGCTGAGATGGCATGATTTGGTCAGGTCAGGAATGGCCATTGATGTGATGAAAGCTTGGGTTGAGGAAGAAGATGCAGCCAATAAAATCTCTACTGATATTACTGCAGATGATATGATTTATGCTGTTCCAATCAACCAATTGGATGTTAAGGAAGGCTTGTATGACCAAAATGCAGGGTATTAA
- a CDS encoding SusC/RagA family TonB-linked outer membrane protein, whose translation MKKQFTLKNHWLKGSLFLLAMAGGTATNASSLLYETAHLKTSEALALSQEQFAKEISGTVLSSEDNLPLPGVSILIKGSSTGTVTDIDGKFTIEVPSEESVLVFSSIGFARQEITVGSQSTINITMEVDLQQLGEVVVVGYGTQKKANITGAIAQIEPENLDERPIQRVDQALIGQMAGVRVKQTSGVPGRGFDIQVRGVGSITANNQPLYVIDGFPLESAGGNPMDNLNPNDIETIQVLKDASAAAIYGSRASNGVVIINTKSGKSGKAQISLNAYTGWNETVKKLDVLSPTEWIDRATEMINTQWENSGEGRSASQTLAEREAILGGFDRNYMYDERWMQEGYPGLMLVDWQDHLFRKGLVQNYQLNASGGNEFVKYFISGDYMDQEGIAVGVDYKRYSARANVEVQASDKLKFGLNLNPSYSSLDDPGVEGKDAITHTTVGMAPVVEADAGIYTGVGDIPLYTWASSRISPIAYAEERLNQTSIFRNLATIYGQYDFIEGLAFKTTLNVDNVDQQNKNYTPAPVTRNKQTTGGFNGYRKLTFVNENTLSFNRTFDEVHNVSAVAGMSYNFNKRNTYTMGGNFDVEGITTLNAAVINAGSTNTTETQSTLLSYFGRLQYDYKGKYLISASARRDGSSRFGQDTKWGFFPSVSLGWRLSDEVFMEDVSLLSDLKLRGSWGLSGNNGIGDYSHIATLDFANYSYGGALVNGLIPGNFPNNELGWEESEMLNIGLDLGVLQNRIYASFDYYTKKNTNLLLNIPVPSATGFSSALTNIGEVMNKGWEFELSTRNLTGEFTWSTNFNLSHNTNEVRQLGPENTPILGGSFDINHNITMVGEPMYSLYLVQNIGILTQEEIDNGAALYGNQQEGDPQYFDANGDGVIDPDDRILSGHPNPDYVWGITNTFSYKGFDLNILVQGQWGGLIYSTFGRAMDRPGMGFVENTLGRHRNRWRSPENPGDGQTGKAVSSFGRIKNTDWLYPSDYWRIRNITLGYDLGRLVKNKNFLTGARIYTTAENFFGGDKYTGGFNPEAVNNNGDDYGAFPLSRSVVFGVNLKF comes from the coding sequence ATGAAAAAGCAATTTACCCTAAAAAACCATTGGCTCAAGGGAAGTCTATTCCTGCTGGCCATGGCAGGCGGTACAGCAACTAATGCAAGTAGTTTGCTTTATGAAACTGCCCATTTAAAAACGAGCGAAGCGCTTGCACTTTCCCAGGAGCAATTCGCCAAAGAAATAAGCGGAACGGTGCTGTCAAGTGAAGATAATCTGCCCCTGCCGGGTGTCAGTATCCTGATCAAGGGCAGCAGTACAGGAACGGTCACTGATATTGATGGGAAATTTACCATAGAGGTGCCCAGTGAGGAATCCGTATTGGTTTTTAGTTCTATTGGATTTGCAAGACAAGAGATAACTGTAGGTTCTCAAAGCACGATCAATATTACCATGGAGGTGGATTTGCAGCAGTTGGGAGAAGTGGTCGTGGTAGGATATGGTACCCAGAAGAAAGCTAATATTACTGGAGCCATCGCCCAAATCGAACCTGAAAACTTGGATGAAAGGCCTATACAGCGAGTGGATCAGGCATTGATCGGCCAAATGGCGGGTGTTCGGGTAAAGCAAACCTCCGGGGTGCCGGGCAGAGGCTTTGACATACAAGTGAGAGGAGTAGGTTCCATCACGGCCAATAACCAACCGCTATACGTGATTGATGGGTTTCCATTGGAGAGTGCTGGCGGCAATCCCATGGATAACCTGAACCCGAATGATATTGAAACCATACAAGTGTTGAAAGATGCATCTGCTGCGGCTATCTATGGTTCCCGGGCATCCAATGGTGTGGTCATTATCAATACCAAAAGTGGAAAATCGGGCAAGGCCCAAATCAGCTTAAATGCCTATACAGGATGGAATGAGACGGTGAAGAAATTGGATGTGCTGAGCCCTACAGAGTGGATTGACCGTGCCACAGAAATGATCAATACCCAGTGGGAAAATTCTGGTGAGGGAAGGTCAGCTTCTCAGACCTTGGCTGAAAGGGAAGCCATCTTGGGTGGTTTTGATCGAAACTATATGTATGATGAACGATGGATGCAAGAAGGCTATCCAGGCTTAATGCTGGTGGACTGGCAAGACCATTTGTTCAGAAAAGGACTGGTACAGAATTACCAGCTGAATGCTTCCGGAGGGAATGAATTTGTCAAGTATTTTATTTCCGGGGATTATATGGACCAGGAGGGAATTGCAGTTGGTGTGGATTATAAGCGTTATTCAGCCCGTGCCAATGTAGAGGTTCAGGCAAGTGATAAATTGAAATTTGGCTTGAATCTCAATCCTTCCTATTCATCTTTGGATGATCCGGGGGTAGAAGGTAAAGATGCGATTACCCATACTACGGTAGGGATGGCTCCAGTGGTTGAAGCTGATGCAGGTATCTATACAGGAGTGGGCGATATTCCGCTGTACACTTGGGCCAGCTCTAGGATCAGTCCCATTGCTTATGCTGAAGAACGGCTTAACCAAACAAGCATATTTAGAAATCTGGCGACTATTTATGGACAATATGACTTTATAGAGGGCTTGGCATTCAAAACGACATTGAATGTGGATAATGTGGATCAACAGAATAAAAACTATACCCCAGCGCCCGTAACCAGAAATAAGCAGACTACAGGGGGCTTTAACGGGTACAGAAAACTCACCTTTGTCAATGAAAACACCCTTTCCTTCAATAGGACTTTTGATGAAGTGCATAATGTAAGCGCAGTGGCAGGGATGTCCTATAATTTCAATAAGCGCAATACCTATACTATGGGAGGTAATTTTGATGTAGAAGGCATTACGACCCTGAATGCCGCTGTAATCAATGCGGGGAGCACCAATACCACAGAAACACAAAGTACCTTACTTTCCTATTTTGGTCGTTTGCAATATGATTATAAAGGTAAATATTTGATTTCTGCATCGGCAAGGAGGGATGGTTCTTCACGCTTTGGACAAGATACCAAATGGGGTTTCTTCCCTTCGGTGTCCTTGGGTTGGAGACTTTCTGATGAAGTTTTTATGGAGGATGTTTCTCTCTTGAGCGATTTGAAATTGCGGGGAAGCTGGGGACTGTCCGGGAATAATGGGATAGGCGATTACTCCCATATAGCGACCTTGGATTTTGCGAATTATTCCTATGGTGGAGCATTGGTCAATGGTTTGATTCCAGGCAATTTTCCTAATAACGAATTGGGATGGGAAGAGTCCGAAATGCTCAATATAGGTTTGGACCTTGGGGTCTTACAAAATAGGATCTACGCTTCCTTTGATTATTACACCAAGAAAAACACGAATCTTCTCTTGAATATCCCTGTGCCTTCTGCCACAGGCTTTAGCTCTGCCTTGACCAATATCGGTGAGGTGATGAATAAGGGTTGGGAATTTGAGTTGAGCACCAGAAACCTAACGGGTGAATTTACTTGGTCTACCAATTTTAACCTTAGCCATAATACCAATGAGGTCAGGCAGCTAGGACCAGAAAACACCCCGATATTAGGTGGTAGCTTTGATATCAATCACAATATTACCATGGTGGGAGAGCCGATGTACAGCTTATACTTGGTGCAGAATATTGGGATCCTCACCCAAGAGGAAATTGATAATGGCGCGGCACTTTATGGTAACCAACAGGAGGGAGATCCCCAGTATTTTGATGCCAATGGTGATGGGGTGATCGATCCAGATGATAGGATACTTTCAGGCCATCCCAATCCGGATTATGTATGGGGGATTACCAATACCTTTTCATATAAAGGATTTGACTTAAATATATTGGTGCAAGGCCAATGGGGCGGATTGATCTATTCCACTTTTGGCAGGGCGATGGACCGTCCGGGAATGGGATTTGTTGAAAATACCCTTGGCCGACACAGGAATCGCTGGAGATCCCCAGAGAACCCTGGTGATGGGCAGACAGGCAAGGCCGTGTCCAGTTTTGGTAGAATAAAAAATACGGACTGGCTTTATCCGTCTGATTATTGGAGGATCAGAAATATTACTTTGGGCTATGACCTTGGCAGATTGGTCAAAAACAAGAATTTCCTTACAGGAGCCCGTATCTACACCACTGCTGAAAATTTCTTTGGAGGAGATAAGTATACGGGAGGCTTCAATCCTGAGGCAGTTAACAATAACGGAGATGATTATGGTGCCTTTCCGCTTTCCCGATCAGTTGTATTTGGTGTAAACCTTAAGTTTTAA